The proteins below are encoded in one region of Fodinicurvata sp. EGI_FJ10296:
- a CDS encoding alpha/beta hydrolase, translating into MKFAEGISEYIDAAVSAVGPSGTKTGTPEERRLRFENYAAASRPPYPDGLVVRNWYVQDQGREIPIRIYRPAVEGPLPTLLYFHGGGWVMGSLDTHDGLTAGIAHAAGVQVIAVHYRRAPENPHPAAVIDCFRVLDWARGEGRLHGVDPERIGIAGDSAGGHLVASLTQMVKREGVPGLRYQIMLYPAIDPDFSTRSYEENAHSPFLTTEDMRYYWSQYMPGGDESDPVSYPARAEDLTGLPPALIMNAQYDPLRDDGINYGRKLSAAGIPAEVRTVDGMIHGFLRARFVSRPAMQEFDVLCERIRAHLS; encoded by the coding sequence ATGAAGTTCGCCGAAGGAATATCAGAATATATCGACGCAGCCGTCAGTGCCGTCGGCCCATCCGGGACCAAGACCGGGACGCCGGAAGAACGGCGCTTGCGTTTCGAGAACTACGCCGCGGCCAGCCGGCCGCCGTATCCCGACGGTCTCGTCGTCAGAAACTGGTACGTGCAGGACCAGGGCCGTGAAATTCCAATCCGCATCTATCGCCCCGCCGTCGAAGGGCCGTTGCCGACCCTGCTCTATTTTCATGGTGGCGGCTGGGTAATGGGCAGCCTGGACACCCATGACGGGCTGACGGCGGGCATTGCCCACGCCGCCGGGGTTCAGGTGATTGCGGTGCATTACCGCCGGGCGCCGGAGAACCCGCATCCCGCCGCCGTCATCGACTGCTTCAGGGTTCTGGATTGGGCGCGGGGTGAGGGGCGGCTCCATGGCGTCGACCCGGAGCGTATCGGCATCGCCGGCGACAGCGCGGGCGGACATCTGGTCGCGTCGCTGACGCAGATGGTCAAACGCGAAGGGGTGCCAGGTCTGCGGTATCAGATCATGCTCTATCCGGCGATCGATCCCGACTTTTCGACCAGATCCTACGAGGAAAACGCCCACTCACCGTTCCTGACGACAGAAGACATGCGCTACTACTGGTCGCAGTACATGCCGGGCGGTGATGAAAGTGACCCCGTTTCTTACCCCGCCCGCGCCGAGGACCTGACCGGATTGCCGCCGGCATTGATCATGAATGCCCAGTACGATCCCCTTCGCGACGACGGCATCAACTATGGCCGCAAACTGAGCGCGGCCGGCATTCCGGCGGAAGTCCGGACTGTCGACGGTATGATCCACGGATTCCTGCGCGCACGCTTTGTCTCAAGGCCCGCAATGCAGGAATTCGACGTTCTCTGCGAGCGGATCAGAGCCCACCTTTCCTGA
- a CDS encoding GntR family transcriptional regulator, which produces MPTNAAKGKISRQSLGKQAVDHLRGQILSGHLASGERLVETAIAEEVGLSRSTIRGALAELAHEGLVTQVAYTKWMVSELTAEAAWDLYTLRSALEGLAVRLAASQVTAEHIERIRKAQRNLEKAARKDDKAALAEADFALHELLIELSGNAQLMKHYRLIEQQVRLLIASSNSLIAAAADVVAQHKPIVDAICAGDEDAAEALMREHSLGEGRRLVDHIRATTSDGHPPHPTEEAVTRSRVTNGT; this is translated from the coding sequence ATGCCGACAAATGCGGCCAAGGGAAAAATCAGCCGCCAGTCTCTCGGAAAACAGGCCGTCGATCACCTTCGCGGACAGATTTTGTCCGGTCACCTGGCGTCGGGCGAACGCCTGGTGGAGACGGCGATCGCCGAGGAAGTCGGGCTGAGCCGGAGCACCATTCGCGGGGCGCTTGCCGAATTGGCTCATGAGGGGCTGGTGACCCAGGTCGCCTATACCAAATGGATGGTCTCCGAACTCACGGCTGAGGCTGCGTGGGATCTCTATACCCTTCGCAGTGCGCTTGAGGGGCTGGCGGTGCGGCTGGCGGCGTCTCAGGTTACGGCGGAGCACATAGAGCGTATTCGCAAGGCGCAGCGAAACCTTGAGAAAGCCGCACGCAAGGACGACAAGGCCGCGTTGGCGGAAGCCGATTTTGCGCTGCATGAATTGTTGATCGAACTTTCGGGCAATGCCCAATTGATGAAGCATTACCGGTTGATCGAGCAGCAGGTCCGGCTGCTGATCGCATCCTCCAACTCGCTGATAGCTGCGGCTGCGGATGTCGTGGCGCAGCACAAACCCATCGTCGATGCCATTTGTGCCGGTGACGAAGACGCCGCCGAGGCCCTGATGCGAGAGCACAGCCTCGGCGAGGGACGGCGTCTCGTCGACCACATCCGTGCAACGACGAGCGATGGCCATCCCCCCCACCCCACCGAGGAAGCGGTCACTCGAAGCCGCGTCACCAACGGAACGTGA
- a CDS encoding hydantoinase B/oxoprolinase family protein, giving the protein MKIEPVDYAVISQSMMAVAREMGAKLVRSAYSSIVRDAKDASTGIMDASGAAVAQSDELIPILVNSLSQTFRGCAALYPPETLTPDDFYISNHPYEGGQHLQDIFVFLPIFFDDKLVGFSASVAHHLDIGGGAPGLNNSATDFYQEGLVIPPSRYSLSRDWNGGMFERLVAANVRVPQQTIGDINAQIAATRVGDRRVRELCRKYGAPLVTGVMDEMIGYSERRVRAAISAVPDGVYHGRDAVDDDGVNDEPLYVEAKVTVSGQNLEVDYEGTSPQVGTNMNAPMASTISSTLSCLKSILTEYDVPFNEGARRAISIKAPLGSLLNPRPPAPVRARMEAAYRAYDAVLQALSQAVPEMTIAPGYDSTVATCLSHLGENGYQVYLEVHNGGYGASGRADGCDAVAGPLSNCTNVPVEALDMNFDFFRVVEYRLRPDSAGSGRYRGGLGFVRTYKILRDNVQFSIYADRFRIPAQGAFGGEPGQCGKCEVLRGDEVISVSSKGSIMLRAGDRLVLSTGGGGGYGHASERDPAHIRADAETGLVTA; this is encoded by the coding sequence ATGAAGATCGAACCCGTAGACTATGCGGTCATCAGCCAGTCGATGATGGCCGTTGCCCGTGAAATGGGCGCGAAGCTGGTCCGCTCGGCCTATTCCAGCATCGTGCGAGACGCCAAGGATGCCTCGACCGGAATCATGGATGCCTCCGGCGCCGCCGTCGCCCAGAGCGACGAACTCATCCCCATTCTCGTGAATTCCCTGTCGCAGACCTTCCGTGGCTGTGCCGCCTTGTATCCGCCCGAGACGCTTACGCCCGACGATTTCTACATATCCAACCACCCCTATGAGGGCGGACAGCATCTCCAGGATATCTTCGTTTTCCTGCCGATCTTCTTTGACGACAAGCTGGTCGGATTCTCGGCTTCCGTCGCCCATCACCTGGACATCGGGGGTGGTGCACCGGGGCTGAACAACTCCGCCACCGATTTCTATCAGGAAGGTCTCGTCATTCCGCCTTCGCGCTACAGCCTCAGCCGCGATTGGAATGGCGGCATGTTCGAGCGGCTGGTCGCCGCCAATGTCCGGGTTCCGCAACAGACAATCGGCGACATCAATGCACAGATCGCGGCAACGCGCGTCGGCGATCGCCGGGTCAGGGAGCTGTGCCGGAAATACGGCGCCCCGTTGGTTACGGGCGTGATGGACGAGATGATCGGCTATTCCGAGCGCCGGGTCCGTGCTGCGATTTCGGCAGTGCCGGACGGTGTTTATCACGGACGCGATGCCGTGGACGATGACGGTGTCAATGACGAGCCGCTGTATGTCGAAGCAAAGGTGACGGTAAGCGGACAGAATCTGGAGGTCGACTACGAAGGGACCTCGCCGCAGGTCGGCACGAACATGAACGCGCCGATGGCGTCGACCATCTCGTCGACGCTGAGTTGTCTGAAGTCGATCCTGACGGAATACGATGTGCCGTTCAACGAAGGCGCGCGCCGGGCGATCAGCATCAAGGCGCCTCTCGGATCATTGTTGAACCCTCGGCCGCCCGCGCCGGTTCGGGCCCGGATGGAGGCGGCCTACCGGGCCTATGACGCGGTGCTTCAGGCGCTCAGCCAAGCCGTTCCGGAAATGACGATCGCGCCCGGATACGACTCCACGGTCGCAACCTGCCTCAGCCATCTCGGTGAAAACGGCTACCAGGTCTATCTGGAGGTTCACAACGGTGGATACGGCGCTTCGGGCCGCGCCGACGGCTGCGATGCGGTGGCCGGTCCGCTCTCGAACTGCACGAATGTGCCGGTCGAAGCCCTTGACATGAACTTCGATTTCTTCCGGGTGGTCGAATACCGTTTGCGGCCCGATTCCGCCGGGTCCGGCCGGTATCGCGGCGGGCTCGGCTTTGTCAGGACCTACAAGATTCTGCGGGACAACGTTCAGTTCTCGATCTACGCCGACCGCTTCCGGATTCCGGCACAAGGCGCGTTCGGCGGTGAGCCGGGACAGTGCGGAAAATGTGAGGTCTTGCGCGGCGACGAGGTGATCAGCGTCTCGTCCAAAGGGTCGATCATGCTGCGGGCCGGCGATCGGCTCGTGCTCAGTACGGGCGGTGGCGGTGGCTACGGCCATGCCAGTGAGCGCGATCCGGCCCATATCCGCGCCGATGCGGAAACCGGCCTGGTCACCGCATGA
- a CDS encoding RidA family protein, with protein sequence MKRIDSNARLSKAVIANGFVFMSGFTAADKEQDVSGQTNDILQQIDKYLQEAGTDKRHLVSVNIWLKDIGDFAPMNEAWENWVDPDATPARATVQSSLARPEILVEMMAQAVLPGSGT encoded by the coding sequence GTGAAACGCATCGATTCAAACGCCCGACTGAGCAAGGCCGTCATCGCCAATGGCTTCGTTTTCATGTCGGGCTTTACCGCCGCCGATAAGGAACAGGATGTATCGGGCCAGACGAACGATATTCTGCAGCAGATCGACAAATACCTGCAGGAAGCCGGGACGGACAAACGCCATCTGGTCAGCGTCAACATCTGGCTGAAAGACATCGGCGATTTTGCGCCAATGAACGAAGCCTGGGAAAATTGGGTCGACCCCGATGCGACACCGGCGCGCGCCACTGTGCAGTCCAGCCTTGCGCGTCCCGAAATTTTGGTTGAAATGATGGCGCAGGCGGTTCTTCCGGGGTCCGGCACCTAA